Genomic window (Vicinamibacterales bacterium):
GTGCGGGTCAGCGGCCAGTATGCGTTCACGACGACCCGGACCTTCGACGTGTTTCTCGACAAGGAGGACCTGCTGGCCGTCGACCGCGTCTTCTCACAGGTGCGGCTGTCGTCGTTCGCCGGTGCGATCTCGCGCGACACGCGCGACGATCTGATCGCGCCGCAGCACGGCACGCTGCTGAGCGCCGACGGCACGCTCGCCGCCCAGGCGATCGGATCCGAGGTCACGTTCGTCAAGGTGTTCCTGCAGGGCTTCGTGTATCAGAGTCTCGGGCATCCGAACCTGGTCTTCGCCGGCGGCGCGCGCCTCGGCGCGGCCAGGCCGAAACAGGAATTCGTCGAAGGCCAGCTCGTGCGCGATCTGCCCGCCAGCGAACGCTTCTTCGCCGGCGGCGACTCGACGATCCGCGGCTTCGCGCGCGATTCCGTCGGCACGCCCCCAACCCTGACCACGGAAGGGTTCCCGCTCGGCGGCGACGCCGAGATCATCCTCAATGGGGAGTTGCGCATGCCGGTGAAAGGTCCGTTCGGGGCGGTCGTCTTCGTCGACGCCGGTAACGTCTTCTCGAATGTCGCCGATCTGAACCTGACCGACCTGCGCACGTCGCTCGGGTTCGGCGGCCGCTACCGCTCGCCGATCGGGCCGATCCGCATCGACATCGGGTTTCCGATGGACCGGCGATTCGTCGGCGAGACGTCGACGCTCGAGAAGCGCTATCAGATTCACTTCTCGATGGGGCACGCCTTCTGATGGTGGCGATCCTCGTCGCGCTCCTGCTCGCGCCGCCGGCGGCGGCCGACGTCATCGACCGGATCATGGCGGTCGTCGGCGCCCAGCCGATCACGCTCTCCGAAGTGGCGGCGGCGCGTCAGTTCCAGCTCGTCGACGTGCCGCCGGGGACCGCCGACCCGCGCGGATACGCGCTCGACCGGCTGATCGATCGCACGCTGATGCTGACCGAGGTGGACCGGTTTCAGCCGCCCGAGCCGGATCCGGCAGAGGTCACGGCCCGCGTCGACCGGTTCCGGGAGCGCGCCGGCTCGGAGGCAGCCTTCGCCAAGGCGCTGGCGGTGACCGGCACGACCGCCGACCAGCTGCGGCGCTTCGTGCGCGATTCGCTGCGAATGGATACCTACGTCAACCAGCGGTTCGGCGCGATCATCGATCCTGCCGAGCGTACGCGCGCGATCGCCGCGTGGGCCGCCGACCTGCGGCGGCGCGCGCAGATCACCGTCCTGTACCATCCGCCGCAATCGACACGCGAATCCAGTCGATAGCGGCGGCCAGCGCCCGCTGGTCGCCGCCGAGGCCGGCGTCGGCCGGCCGCTGCGCGTATCCGAACTGCAGCGACAGATCGTTGACGCCGGCTCGCCAGGCCGATCGATCGATCAGGCACTCGACGGTCTCCCACTGCGCGGGCACCGCCAGCGGGCCGCAGGCGTGGGCGTTGACGACGATGGTCAGCGTCTGTGCCGGCGCGCCGGGATAAACAAACGCATGCAGCCGCGTCTGGACGCGCAGCGGTGCGGCGTGGTCGAGGGGCAGGCGCAGCATCGCCGGCGTCGACGCCCAGCGGTAGGTGGCCGCGCCGTCCCGCTCGGGCGCGAACCAGCCGTCGCCGAGGAGCCAGTCATCGCCGTCGGCGCCGACGTCGACGCGTCCGTACGGCTGCAACGGATCCGACAGGAAGCGGTTGGTCGACAGCAGATCGTAGTCTCCCGGCCCGACGCCGTTGCGCAGCGCGAACAGCAGGCTGGCCGGATAGGTGAATGGGTTGCCGAACCATCGGTGGACGACCTGCGCCTGCGCCCCCCAGACGCGATCGAAGGGAAGCGTCTGGCCGAGCCTGAACGCGCCGCCCTGCGCCGCGCCCGCGAGGGCCACGTTCCACACCGCGAGGCATGCGAGCGCGAGTGTCACGGCGGCCGCCGCGTGGCGGCGCACTAGCGCCGCCCCGTACTCGAGGCATGCCGCGAGGCCGATCGCGAGCAGCGGCACGATGCCGTCGAAACGGCGGCCGCCAAAGCCGTCCGATCCCCACCAGTCCTGGATGCAGGCGTTGAAATAGACCATCACGACCACGGTGGCCACGGCCGGAAGTCCCACCGACGGACGCGCTGCGGCGAAGGCGAGCAGCCCGAACGCTCCCAGGTACGCGAGCGGTGTCGTACTGAAGAGGCCATTGCGCGCCGACCACAGAATGTCGGCAAGATGGGGATCGAACCACCGGATCTGCGGCCCGATCGGCGACCGCGCGATCCACGTGCCGTAGATCGCGTGCCAGGCGATCGCCTGCGGCAGGAATGCGAGACAGGCGCAGACGAGGAACGCGGCGCCGCCGGCGAGCGTCATCCGCACCATGCCGTTGTCCTTGCGGCGGAGGGCGCCGACCACAGCCACGGCGGCGTCGATGCCCGGCAGCAGCGCCAGCAGGATGTTCTGCCAGCGGATCAGCGCGGCGAAGCCGATCACGAGTCCAAGCGCCATCCACTGCCGCAGGCTCCGATGGTGCTGCGTCGACGCCCACAGCCAGGTGAAACCGGCCGCGGCCGCCATCGACGCCGCATGGGTCATGCTCGGTTCCTTGACGAGATACCAGAGCATGAACGTGCCAATGACGGCGAGGGCCGCGGCCGACGCCGCGACACGCGCGGCAAAGAAGCGCAGGACGAGACGGTAGACGAACCAGCAGCCGAGCAGCCCGTAGGCGAGGCTGGCGACGCACACCGCCTGCCGATACGGGTACGAGGTGCCGTCGGCCGCGACGTCCGCGCCCGACGCACGCAGGCGGACCGCCACGAGGTGGCCGACGGCGAAGAACGGCGACCATACGATCGCCGGCCCGATCGTCCACGCCGATTCGGCGTGGCCGGTGCGCGTCGGCTTGAAGAGATACGGCTTGTCGCCGAGGCCGAGCAGCCGGTAGTCGTTCAGGAAGTTGACGTCGTGGTCAAAGGCGATCGATCGCAGATAGGCGAAGTAGTAGAAGCCGTCGCTCTGCAGGCGGGCGCCGAGCTGCAGCTGCAGGGCAATCCCCAGCGCGAAGCACACGGTCAGGATCGGCCCCGCGGCGGAACGGCCGCGCGCGGCCGCAATCGCGATCGCGCAGGCGATGAGCGCCACGACGACCAGCGCGCCGATCGACGCGCCGCCGCCGATCACCAGGTGCAGCAGCGAGCGGCGGGCGATCTCGCGGCCCGCGAGCTCGACGGCGGCGACGAGCCCGACGGCCCACGCGATCCGCCTGACGGCCGCACCGCTCACGAGCGTCTCACTTTCAGGATCCGCAGCTCGGGCCCGGGATGATCGGGCGACGGCACGAATCGCGCGATCTCGTCGGTCTCGGCGAACAGCCGCTGATACGCACCGTACTCGACGCGGTAGCCGGCCGGATCCGCGAGGAACGGCCCGTAGCACTGCGACGAGGCCACGAGATAGTCGACGTTCTGCGCCGCATACGACCCGGGCGGATCGGTCCAGAGCTGCTTCGCGTAGCTCGCGCGATAGGCCGCCGGCAGCCGCAGTGTGACGGAGCCCTCGAGGCGAATCCCGCTGCCGTTGGGAAGCTCGCGGCGGATCCACTCGTAGGCGAGCCCCTGTGTCGACACCTTCGCGGCGTCGACGTCGTAGCCGACTGCCGTAGTGGCGGGCCGTGCGATCGCCAGCGCGATCAGCGCGACGACGAGGGCCACCCGGACCGGCGGCCTCAGGCCGGCGCGCCGCAGCGCGCCCGCCACCGTGACGATGAATGCGGCGGCGAGCAGCGACAGGAACGGCACGACCGGCAGCAGATAGCGCGCGAAGACGATGGTCTGCTGCGCCACGAAACGAAAATAGAGGACCGCGAAGAGCAGCGGCAGGATCCATCGCAGCCGATCCCGATCGCGGAGAGCCCGCCAGGCGGCCAGCGCCAGACCGCCGCCGACGAACACCATGCCCGGCCAGCCGAGGGCGATGCGCAGGTGTTTCAGGTAGACCAGCCAGATCGGCTCCGCAATCGTCGGCGGCTTCCGGTATTCGGACGACAGCCGCGCGAACTGGTTGAGGAAGCCGGGCAAGTCGATCAAGGTATACGGCGCCGCCACGAAGAACGCCGCCAGCATGGCTGCCGTCACTGCCAGCGCCGCGACGGCGCGCCGCGGCCTGAGCCGCCACGTCAGGGCGCACCCCGCGAGCGGCATGATCACCGCGAAGACACCGTTGTACTTGAGCGCCGCGGCGAAGCCGGCGGCGGCGCCGGCCAGCGCGAAGCTGCCGGCCGACGCCCGCTCGTGGGCGCGCAGCGTCAGGAGAAACGTGACCGTGACCACGAACGTGACCGGCACGTCGGTCAGCACGTAGTGCGATTCGCGCACGTGCAGCGGCATCACCGCGACGAGCGCCGCGGCCAGCAGAGCCGTCGGCTCGCCCCACCGCTGGCCGGCCCGATAGAGCACCCAGACGGTAGCGGTTCCGAGCAGGGCCGTGGCCGCTCGTGCCCAGAGATAGAAGTCCTCGACCGGCGCCTGCGCCAGCGACGACCACCGGCCCTGGATCGCGCCGACCATGAACCGCGCGGTCGACACCGCCATCTGGACGTACATGTAGAGCGCGGGATAGTCGAAGAAGTGCGGATGCAGATCGCCGGTCTTCATCATCCGCACGGCGCGCTCCATCACTTCCGGCTCGTCCGGGCCCAGGTTGAACCCGATGCCCTGGGACAGCGACCAGAATCGGAGAAGTCCCGCCGCCAGGAGGACCAGCGCCAGCCCCAACTGCGCCCGTCGACGAGCGTCGCCGATCACCGCGCCAGCAGCTCCCGGTAGAGCGCGACCGTCGCATCGCCGGCCGCCGTCCAGGAGAACTCACGCTCGACAATCTGCCGCCCGGCGAGCCCGTAGCGCGCCAGCCGCGCCTGGTCCGACAGCGCGCCGCTGATCGCGGCCGCCAGCGCCGACGGATCGCCGGGCGCGACGAGCCACCCGTTCTCGCCGGGGCGGACCTTGTCGGGAATTCCCCCAGCCGCCGACGCGACCACCGCGCGGCGGTGCGCCATGGCTTCGAGCGTCACGAGCGAGCTGCCCTCGTACAGCGTGGGATGCAGGAACAGCGTCGACAGCTCGTGCCACGCGTGCATCTCGGCGTCGGGCACGCGGCCGGCGAACAACACCTTCGGTCCGAGCCCCAACTCCCGCGCCAGGCTCTCGAGCGCCGGCCGATACGGCCCATCGCCAACCACGACCCATCGCCAGTCTGCGTCGAGCGACCCGTGGCCGCGCGCTGCCGCGAGCGCCTGCAGCAGGACGTGGAAACCCTTGCTCTCCTCGAGCCGTCCGACGCTGAGCAGGATGCGATCGCCGGTTTCGATGTGGTGGGTCGACCGCAGCGCCGCCAGCAGCGCCGGGTTCGTGTCGGCATCGATCTGCCGGAGATCCAGGGCATTCGGAATGGTACGCATCTTCTCACGAGGGATGCCCAGGTGGCGGAGGAGCACGGGCTCGAGCGCGCGGTCGGTCGCGATCACCGCGTCGGCGGCGCGTGCGCACCGCAGCACCGCGCGGCGCAGCGGCAGATACGCCGTCACCTTCAACGGCGCCCGTCCAGGATCGGTGGCACCGAATTCCTCGAGTCCCTGCGGGTTCATCACCAGCGGGGCGGTCGCGGACGATCGCCGGCCCGAGATGGCGTGGCTGCGCACGCCGGCATAGCCGAGCACGCTCGCGCCAAAGCCATGGACCACGTCGGCGTCGCCGGACGCCACGAGATCGAGCGCCAGCCGTCCGGCGCGCAGCCCCCAAAGCGGGTACGCCGTAATCCGATCGAGCACGGTCGTGCCTCGTCGTCCCGCGAGCGGGAACGTGTGGTACGGCACGGAGCGGAGGCGCACGTCCGGATGAATCACGCCTCCCGCCGCCGGAGCATCGCCGGCCGGTGGCGTGATCAACGTGACGCCGACACCACGATCGGCGAGCGCGCGCGCCAGGTCGTAGACGTGGCGCTCGAGACCGCCGACGCCGTGCAGCGGGAACACCGCGCGCGACAGCAGCGCCACCTTCATCGCGCGGCCAGCTCCGCGTAGAGCGACTCGATCCGTGCGATCACGGCGGGCGCGTCGAATTCCCGCTCGACCTTCCGCCGCGCCGCGTCGCCCACGCCGCGTCGCAGCGCAGGATCGCCAGCCAGCCGGCGGACATCGTCGGCAAGCCCCTCCGGCGCGGCGGACAGGAGTCCTGTCACGCCAGGCTCGACGATGTCGCGGGTGCCCCCGGTGTCCATGGCGGCGATCGGGACACCGAGCGCGCCTGCCTCGATCAGCACCCGGCTGAGCGACTCGGGGCCGCGCGAAGGAAAGATCAGCAGCGACGCACCGCCGAGCAGCCGCGCCGCGGCGTCCTTGTCGATCCAGCCTGTAAACTCGACGCGGCGTCCCGACGCGCGTGCCGCGCGCTCGAGCTCGGCGCGTTCCGGTCCGTCGCCCGCAACGATCAGCTTCCAGGGCAGCTCGGCGCGCGTGATGACGTCGACGAGGACGCTCGTCCCCTTGTTCGGCGCAATCTTGCCGAGATAGAGCGCATAGGGTTCCATCTGGCGTCCCCCATCCGCCGCCATTGCGCGCAGCGCCGCCACGTCCACGGGGTTGGGAATCACCTCCATCCGCGTGCCGGCGAGTTCCGGCGCGCGCGCGCGCAGATCGGCGGCGATGCGCGTGCTGACCGCAATCACCGCGTCGGCGCGCGTCAGTCCGTTCCGCTTCGAGGCCAGATTCGCGCGCATGTACGGGATCATCGGCACCGCCAGCGGCCACCAGGCGCCAGCCCGCGGCTGGATGCAGCGTCGCATGTTCGCGGTCGTGCAGGCCGGACACAGCTCGAGGCCGCTGCGCGTGAGCAGCAGGTCGGACCAGTAGCACACCGGCCAGTAGTCGCGGACGGTCGCGACGGCCGGTACACCTGCCGCGTGTGCCGCGTCGATCGACGCCACCGTGGTCATCACATGCTGCGCGTGCACGATGTCGAACCGTTCCGAATCGAGCAGCGTGCCGAGATAACGGGTCAGCGAGCGCGTCAGCCGTTCGCTCTTGTAGTAGTTGCGCAGGTACGGGACGTCGGGCGCGGGGGCGCCGACGCGTCGGACCGTCAAGCCGTCGTAGGTCGTGCTGACGACGCCGGCGGGCGTTCCCGGCACCGGCTGCACGACGGCGATGGCGTGCCCGCGCGCGCGCAGGCCGCGCGCCAGCTCGTAGGTGCTCCAGCCGCTGCCGCCGCACACCGGCGGGAACGCGTCGGTGACGATGAGGATTTTCACGGGTGGGTCACGCCGCGCCTGAGCTCGATCGCGGCGACGAGGCCGCGGCAATGCGCGTCCCAGCTGTACGAGAGCGCCGCACGATCCCGGGCGGCGGCGCCGAGCGTGGTCCGCAGCGCGGGATCCGTCAACCGCAGGAGCGCGTTCGCGAGCGCACCGGCATCGGCCGGATCGTACAACAGCCCTTCGCGCTCGTGGGCGACCAGCTGGGGAATCCGGTCGACGGCCGGCGCGGCCACCGGCAGGCCGGCCGCCATGTACTCGAACAGCTTCAGCGGCGACCAGTAGAACCCGATCGCGAGCGGCGGGTGCGCCGAGATCTCGAACGGCGCCACGCCGATGTCGGCCGCGGCCAGCGCCGCCGGCATGAGGTCGTGGGGCAGCGCACCGGTGAAGAGGATGCCGTCGACACCGGCCGCTTCGGCCCGCGCCGCGGCCAGCTCCGGGCCATCGCCGACCAGCACGGCGCCGAGGTCGCGCCGCCCGCTCGCGCGCACCGCCTTGACCGCGCGGACGAGGTGCACGGCCCCGTGCCAGCTGCGGAACGCGCCCGCGAAGATCGCGAGCGTGCCGACGTCCGGCCGGCGGAAGGGCGGCGGCGCGTCCAGCCCGGGGCGGAAGCGGGTGGTGTCGGCGCCCCACTCGAGGAGGGTCAGTCTGCCCTCGGCGATCGCCGCGGGCACCGTCGCGGCGTTGGGGGTGACGATGACGTCGGCGAGCCGGCAGATGTGCTCGCGCCAGCGCCGCATCGGTTCGACCAGGAGCAGCCGATCGGCGAGCGCCTTGCGCGAGCCGGGATGGTCGACGACCGGCGAGTTGATCTCGAGCACCGCTGTCGCCCCGAGGCTGCGCGCCAGACGGATCGCTTCGCCGCCGAAGTTGTGGTACCGCTCGATGACCACGTCGGGCTCGAAGCCGCGCGCCAGCGTGCCGATGGCGTGCGATCGCCACAGCCGCAGGTGCGGCGACCCGAGCGGCGGCGGCAACGCGATCCACCGCACTTTCGTGCCGGCCGGCTGCGTCGGGCCTGGCGTCACCAGCGCCGTCACTTCGTGCCCGAGCGCCGCCAGGCCCTCCGCCACCGCGGCCACGTGCACCGATCCCCCTTTCGTGCCGGGAACCGTCTGATCGATGGCGGAGTAGAGGATCCTCACGCGTCCCCCGCCGGATCCGTCGAAGCCGGCGGTACCCGCTCGAGCAGCGCGAAGAACGGTCCCGACTCGATGCGACCGAAGAGCAGCAGGTCCAGCTTCATCGCCGCCGTGAGCAGGTGCAGCACCGCGCGTGTCGCCCCGCTCTCCGCGACGCGCCGCTTGCCTTCCGCTCGCGCCGCTTTCAGCGCTTCTTCGTCCGATACCAGCGCACCCTCCGCACCCGTAGCACCCGCACCCTTCGCGCCGCTGGCACCCTCCGCAGCCGTAGCACCCTTAGCACCCGCACCCTTCGCACCGCTAGCACCCTCCGCACCCGCACCCTTCGCACCGTTAGCACCCTTCGCACCCGCACCCTTGGCACCCTTAGCACCGTTAGCACCCTTGGCACCGTCCGCGAGTCGCTTCTCCGCGAGCCGCATCAGCACGTTCTCGACGAAGCCGCCGACGATCGGCGTGTAGTAGCGGATCCGCGCGATGCGAAACCCGCAGGCCGCGGCGACGCGGCGCAGCTCCGGGATGTCGGCGAGCGGGTTCAGGTGATCCGACTTGCGCAGGTGTTCCTGGCGCAGATCGATCAGGCCGGCGCGATCGAGGCGCTCCGCCAGCCGGTTGATCCATCGCAGCCCGATCGCGATGCGCGCGTTGCGGCGCACGTGCGTGTAGACGAAGAGCGTTCCGCCCGGCGCCAGGACGCGCGCCGCCTCGGCGAGCATGCCGCGCAGCGCCTCCGGAGAGAGGTGCTCGAGCACGTCGAGCGAAAAGGCCTTCTGGAACGTCGCGTCGGCGAACGGCAGGCGGCGCAGGTCGCCGAGCATCAGGTCGATCGTCTGCCTCGCCTCGTCGGCGAAGAACGGCGCGATGTCGACGCCGACCGCGCGCGCCCCCCAGTCGCGGTTCCACAGCAGCGCCCGGCCGCTGCCGCACCCGAGGTCGACGAGCCGGTCGCCCGGCGCCGGCGCGAGAAACGCACGGAGCATGTCGTTGCGGATCTTCGATCCGAGGAACGGCGGCGACACCCGCTGGTAGCGCGCGTCGGCGTGCAGCGCCTCGTCCAGGTACTTGGTCTGCTCTTCGAAGCGTTCGCGCGGACGGAGATCCAGGAAGTCCTGCGACGTGCCGGGATAGCGCGTGCCGCACGACCTGCAGACGAGCTGCAGCGCGTCTCCATCGAGAGGGCCGCGGCACGCCGGGCAGCGGACGCGGTCGAGCAGATCGCGGGAGATCACCGCAGCTCCCCGAACAGCGCCTCGAGCCTCGCGGCGCGCGCGTCCCACGTGTAGCGGGCGACGTCTTCCCTCGCCTGCGCCGCCAGACGCGCGCCAAGCGCGGGATCGTCCTTGATCCGCCGCACGGCCGCGACATAGGCCTGAGGATTGCCGGCTTCGGCGAGCAGCGCGTTGTGCCCGTCGGTCAGCACCTCGCGGATGGCCGGCAGGTCGCTCGCGACGATCGGCCGGCCCGCGGCCATGTACTCGAAGAGTTTCAGCGGCGATGTGAACCGGGTGGAGAGCGCCGACGGAGGATTGGGCAGCAGCAGCACGTCGGCGTCCAGGAGGCGGTCCGCCACCTCGGCGGGGGGAAGCATCCCCGTGAACGTGATCCGCTGCGAACAGAAGATCTGCTCGGCGAACGCCGTGACGCGCGCGAGATCCGGTTCCTGCGGATGGCCGCCGACGATCAGGCCGTGCGCGTCGGCAATGGCGGCGACGCACTCGACGACCGTTTCGACCCCTTTCCACGGATAGAGATGGCCTGCGTAGCCGATCGTGAATGGCGCGTCCGACGCTCGCGCGGACGGGGCGCGGACGGCGCGGACGCCGTCGGGCACGACCGCGACCCGCGGACGCGG
Coding sequences:
- a CDS encoding glycosyltransferase family 39 protein, which produces MSGAAVRRIAWAVGLVAAVELAGREIARRSLLHLVIGGGASIGALVVVALIACAIAIAAARGRSAAGPILTVCFALGIALQLQLGARLQSDGFYYFAYLRSIAFDHDVNFLNDYRLLGLGDKPYLFKPTRTGHAESAWTIGPAIVWSPFFAVGHLVAVRLRASGADVAADGTSYPYRQAVCVASLAYGLLGCWFVYRLVLRFFAARVAASAAALAVIGTFMLWYLVKEPSMTHAASMAAAAGFTWLWASTQHHRSLRQWMALGLVIGFAALIRWQNILLALLPGIDAAVAVVGALRRKDNGMVRMTLAGGAAFLVCACLAFLPQAIAWHAIYGTWIARSPIGPQIRWFDPHLADILWSARNGLFSTTPLAYLGAFGLLAFAAARPSVGLPAVATVVVMVYFNACIQDWWGSDGFGGRRFDGIVPLLAIGLAACLEYGAALVRRHAAAAVTLALACLAVWNVALAGAAQGGAFRLGQTLPFDRVWGAQAQVVHRWFGNPFTYPASLLFALRNGVGPGDYDLLSTNRFLSDPLQPYGRVDVGADGDDWLLGDGWFAPERDGAATYRWASTPAMLRLPLDHAAPLRVQTRLHAFVYPGAPAQTLTIVVNAHACGPLAVPAQWETVECLIDRSAWRAGVNDLSLQFGYAQRPADAGLGGDQRALAAAIDWIRVSIAADGTGR
- a CDS encoding glycosyltransferase family 4 protein; its protein translation is MRILYLADIRFPLDRANGIQSMATCHALAARGHDVSLAVRPDTARPPRDPFAFYGLPRLASLHVETAAIAGPPAARRAGYVAFAFGRALGRVRQDVIVTRDLGIASLLLRAPRLVRAPVVYEAHGLAAEEAEARPKMLAGAAPAAPTKLRRLAARDATVWRSADAYVTITAGLRQALEERFGPRPRVAVVPDGVRAVRAPSARASDAPFTIGYAGHLYPWKGVETVVECVAAIADAHGLIVGGHPQEPDLARVTAFAEQIFCSQRITFTGMLPPAEVADRLLDADVLLLPNPPSALSTRFTSPLKLFEYMAAGRPIVASDLPAIREVLTDGHNALLAEAGNPQAYVAAVRRIKDDPALGARLAAQAREDVARYTWDARAARLEALFGELR
- a CDS encoding glycosyltransferase family 4 protein, giving the protein MRILYSAIDQTVPGTKGGSVHVAAVAEGLAALGHEVTALVTPGPTQPAGTKVRWIALPPPLGSPHLRLWRSHAIGTLARGFEPDVVIERYHNFGGEAIRLARSLGATAVLEINSPVVDHPGSRKALADRLLLVEPMRRWREHICRLADVIVTPNAATVPAAIAEGRLTLLEWGADTTRFRPGLDAPPPFRRPDVGTLAIFAGAFRSWHGAVHLVRAVKAVRASGRRDLGAVLVGDGPELAAARAEAAGVDGILFTGALPHDLMPAALAAADIGVAPFEISAHPPLAIGFYWSPLKLFEYMAAGLPVAAPAVDRIPQLVAHEREGLLYDPADAGALANALLRLTDPALRTTLGAAARDRAALSYSWDAHCRGLVAAIELRRGVTHP
- a CDS encoding phospholipid carrier-dependent glycosyltransferase yields the protein MIGDARRRAQLGLALVLLAAGLLRFWSLSQGIGFNLGPDEPEVMERAVRMMKTGDLHPHFFDYPALYMYVQMAVSTARFMVGAIQGRWSSLAQAPVEDFYLWARAATALLGTATVWVLYRAGQRWGEPTALLAAALVAVMPLHVRESHYVLTDVPVTFVVTVTFLLTLRAHERASAGSFALAGAAAGFAAALKYNGVFAVIMPLAGCALTWRLRPRRAVAALAVTAAMLAAFFVAAPYTLIDLPGFLNQFARLSSEYRKPPTIAEPIWLVYLKHLRIALGWPGMVFVGGGLALAAWRALRDRDRLRWILPLLFAVLYFRFVAQQTIVFARYLLPVVPFLSLLAAAFIVTVAGALRRAGLRPPVRVALVVALIALAIARPATTAVGYDVDAAKVSTQGLAYEWIRRELPNGSGIRLEGSVTLRLPAAYRASYAKQLWTDPPGSYAAQNVDYLVASSQCYGPFLADPAGYRVEYGAYQRLFAETDEIARFVPSPDHPGPELRILKVRRS
- a CDS encoding glycosyltransferase family 4 protein encodes the protein MKVALLSRAVFPLHGVGGLERHVYDLARALADRGVGVTLITPPAGDAPAAGGVIHPDVRLRSVPYHTFPLAGRRGTTVLDRITAYPLWGLRAGRLALDLVASGDADVVHGFGASVLGYAGVRSHAISGRRSSATAPLVMNPQGLEEFGATDPGRAPLKVTAYLPLRRAVLRCARAADAVIATDRALEPVLLRHLGIPREKMRTIPNALDLRQIDADTNPALLAALRSTHHIETGDRILLSVGRLEESKGFHVLLQALAAARGHGSLDADWRWVVVGDGPYRPALESLARELGLGPKVLFAGRVPDAEMHAWHELSTLFLHPTLYEGSSLVTLEAMAHRRAVVASAAGGIPDKVRPGENGWLVAPGDPSALAAAISGALSDQARLARYGLAGRQIVEREFSWTAAGDATVALYRELLAR
- a CDS encoding methyltransferase domain-containing protein, with protein sequence MISRDLLDRVRCPACRGPLDGDALQLVCRSCGTRYPGTSQDFLDLRPRERFEEQTKYLDEALHADARYQRVSPPFLGSKIRNDMLRAFLAPAPGDRLVDLGCGSGRALLWNRDWGARAVGVDIAPFFADEARQTIDLMLGDLRRLPFADATFQKAFSLDVLEHLSPEALRGMLAEAARVLAPGGTLFVYTHVRRNARIAIGLRWINRLAERLDRAGLIDLRQEHLRKSDHLNPLADIPELRRVAAACGFRIARIRYYTPIVGGFVENVLMRLAEKRLADGAKGANGAKGAKGAGAKGANGAKGAGAEGASGAKGAGAKGATAAEGASGAKGAGATGAEGALVSDEEALKAARAEGKRRVAESGATRAVLHLLTAAMKLDLLLFGRIESGPFFALLERVPPASTDPAGDA
- a CDS encoding glycosyltransferase family 4 protein, with protein sequence MKILIVTDAFPPVCGGSGWSTYELARGLRARGHAIAVVQPVPGTPAGVVSTTYDGLTVRRVGAPAPDVPYLRNYYKSERLTRSLTRYLGTLLDSERFDIVHAQHVMTTVASIDAAHAAGVPAVATVRDYWPVCYWSDLLLTRSGLELCPACTTANMRRCIQPRAGAWWPLAVPMIPYMRANLASKRNGLTRADAVIAVSTRIAADLRARAPELAGTRMEVIPNPVDVAALRAMAADGGRQMEPYALYLGKIAPNKGTSVLVDVITRAELPWKLIVAGDGPERAELERAARASGRRVEFTGWIDKDAAARLLGGASLLIFPSRGPESLSRVLIEAGALGVPIAAMDTGGTRDIVEPGVTGLLSAAPEGLADDVRRLAGDPALRRGVGDAARRKVEREFDAPAVIARIESLYAELAAR